AAGTCGTATTTGAACTAATAAAAGATTTTATCAGATGGGATAAAGAAGCTAATTAGTAGGAGACGGGGAAAGCATATGCCGAACACAAAAAAGGTAGATTTGCTCAACGAAGAGGCAAATTTGGAATATTGGGATGAATATTATAAGAAGGCAGCGATGCAAGAAGAGTCAACTTTTTGTAAATATGTAAAAAAACAAATAGACAAAAATGCAATCGTATTGGACATTGGCTGTGGTTCTGGAAGAGATACATTTTCTTTTGCTAAAGATGGCTATGAAGCTGTTGGGATTGATAGGTCTAAAGAGGTAATTAAAATTAATAGAAATACAAAAGAAGAAAAGTTCTCCACTTCGAAACTGGATTTTCATGTAGTTGATCTCAGTGATGAGAGAACATTAAATGACATAATAGAATCGATAAGCCGTAAAGCTATCTCGGAAGATAAAAATCTCGTTGTATATCTTAGATTCCTATTACATTCGATAAATGAAACAACAGAGGAAATACTACTAAGAACTATATCGAAACATGTACCGAAAGGTTGTTATTTTGCTGCAGAATTTAGAACGATAGAAGATTATGGTCGGGACAAAGTATATGATGACCACTATCGAAGATTTATTGATGCTGAGGATCTCGTTAGTAATTTAGAAAGTAAGTATAATTTTTCTAAAATTGATTTCATTAAAGGAACCGGATTGTCAGTTTATAAAAATGAAGACCCATATCTTGCGAGAATTCTTATGAAAAAAAGTAAGTGATCATAAAGAAACATAAGTGAAGAAAACTGCGAGTGGTAAAGGGTTGATACGAAAAAACCGATAACTATCTTAGGAAAATATCTCCTAAGGAGGAAGGATCATGGATCTGAATTCAGTTCAAGGATTTATGAAACCAAAACCGTATAATGAGTTTACTCAAACGAATAGTCAACCTCAAGAGACGCTAGTATCCATACAGGAACAACGGAATAATAAACATGATTTTGAGAAGGAGATTGCAGGTATTAATAAGTGGCTGCAGTCAACAAGTTCTCATGTTAAGTTTACTCTTCATGAAGATCTTAACGAGTACTATGTACAAGTAATAAATGATCAGACAAATGAAGTCATACGTGAAATTCCTTCTAAGAAAGTAATGGATATGGTAGCGAAAATGCATGAAATGATCGGTCTGCTGGTGGACGAAAAAAGATAGGGGGCATGATGTATGGGAATCCGCTTAACAGGTATGGCTTCAGGGATGGACACTGAGAAAATGATTAAAGATTTGATGAAAGCACAACGACAACCAGTAAATCGGCTGGAAAAAAGTAAGATTTCAACCGAGTGGAAAAGAGACGCGTATCGTGAGATGAATACGCTTTTGGCTGATCTTCAAAAGACAGTCAATGACATACGTTATTCGGCTAATTTTAATAAAAAGGTTGCCTCTTCAGAAAATGATGCGATTGCTTCTGCAAAAGTAACGGGCACGCCAAAATTGTCATCATATTCTATTGAAGTACAAAAGTTAGCAAAGTCAGAAATGCCTGCTTCGATGCAGTTTGATATTGCAGCATCTATTACTAGTTCAAAACAACAGTTAGGTGCTTCCTTTGAATTTGCAATTGATGGTGACACAGCCAACACGATCAAAGTTGAAGCAACGGACACGATCGATAGTGTTATTGCCAAAATCAATGGCTCTGGTAAGGGCGTGGAAGCATTTCATATAGACAACAAACTTGTCATTAAATCTATCAATGGTAATAATCTCGGTGGAGATAACCAATTCGATATTAAAGTTCAAGGTGGCGGAGATGGTAGCGTTTTAGGTATGACGGCAGCGGCAACTTCTAATCCATCCTCTACTCGAGTAGCAGGTGAAGATGCAGTTGTCGTAATTAACGGTGTAAAGCAGACATCTAAATCCAACGTATTTAAGTATGATGGAGTGGAGTTTACTGTTAAGACTATCAATACGGGTAATCCACTAACAATCAACTCAAAAACTGATGAAGAGGCTGTTTTTAATTCTATTAAAGGGTTTGTAGAAAAGTACAATAATGTCATTGAGACAATTAATAAGAAAATAGCTGAGCCAAAGTACAAAGGATATCAGCCTTTACTGGATGAAGAGAAAGAAGCTCTCGGCGATAAAACAGCAGAGAAAATGGATAAAATGGCGAAGAGCGGAATTTTGATTCGCGATTCGTATTTAACTAACGCTCTGAATGAAATGCGTCGCTCGGTTAGCGCTCCTCTAACAGGTACAGGAGTAAATTCTGCATTTGATACGCTTTCTGAAATAGGTATCGGAGGTCCTCCAACAGGTAAGGCAGCTTATCAAGAAAATGGAAAGCTATATCTAAATGAAGAAAAGTTACGGAATGCGATTAACAGTAATGGCGCAGATGTTGTAAAACTTTTCACCAGTTTCAGTTCTAGTACAGATACTGGTACAAAGTACAACGAAAGCGGGATTGCAGAGAGACTTTATAGTAACTTGAGCAAAGCTATGTCAGATATTACTAAGCAAGCAGGAAGCGGAACTGTTGTAAATGACGACAGTTATCTCAGCAAAAAAATCGGTCAATTCGCAGATGACATCAATTCTTGGGAAGATCGTTTGAAAATAATTGAGAATCGCTATTATAAACAATTCGCTGCTATGGAAACAGCAATGTCCAAAGCCCAATCCCAGGGTTCATGGTTTGCACAAATGTTAGGGCAGAAATAACAGGGAGTGATGCAGATGTTACAAAATGCTGCACAAACATACCAGTCCAATCAGGTAACAACCGCTACTCCTGCTGATTTGACACTAATGCTGTACAATGGAGCACTTAAGTTCATTAAACAGGCAAAAGTAGCTTTAGAGGAAAAGGAC
This genomic stretch from Brevibacillus sp. DP1.3A harbors:
- a CDS encoding class I SAM-dependent methyltransferase translates to MPNTKKVDLLNEEANLEYWDEYYKKAAMQEESTFCKYVKKQIDKNAIVLDIGCGSGRDTFSFAKDGYEAVGIDRSKEVIKINRNTKEEKFSTSKLDFHVVDLSDERTLNDIIESISRKAISEDKNLVVYLRFLLHSINETTEEILLRTISKHVPKGCYFAAEFRTIEDYGRDKVYDDHYRRFIDAEDLVSNLESKYNFSKIDFIKGTGLSVYKNEDPYLARILMKKSK
- the flaG gene encoding flagellar protein FlaG; translated protein: MDLNSVQGFMKPKPYNEFTQTNSQPQETLVSIQEQRNNKHDFEKEIAGINKWLQSTSSHVKFTLHEDLNEYYVQVINDQTNEVIREIPSKKVMDMVAKMHEMIGLLVDEKR
- the fliD gene encoding flagellar filament capping protein FliD encodes the protein MGIRLTGMASGMDTEKMIKDLMKAQRQPVNRLEKSKISTEWKRDAYREMNTLLADLQKTVNDIRYSANFNKKVASSENDAIASAKVTGTPKLSSYSIEVQKLAKSEMPASMQFDIAASITSSKQQLGASFEFAIDGDTANTIKVEATDTIDSVIAKINGSGKGVEAFHIDNKLVIKSINGNNLGGDNQFDIKVQGGGDGSVLGMTAAATSNPSSTRVAGEDAVVVINGVKQTSKSNVFKYDGVEFTVKTINTGNPLTINSKTDEEAVFNSIKGFVEKYNNVIETINKKIAEPKYKGYQPLLDEEKEALGDKTAEKMDKMAKSGILIRDSYLTNALNEMRRSVSAPLTGTGVNSAFDTLSEIGIGGPPTGKAAYQENGKLYLNEEKLRNAINSNGADVVKLFTSFSSSTDTGTKYNESGIAERLYSNLSKAMSDITKQAGSGTVVNDDSYLSKKIGQFADDINSWEDRLKIIENRYYKQFAAMETAMSKAQSQGSWFAQMLGQK